The following DNA comes from Brassica oleracea var. oleracea cultivar TO1000 chromosome C5, BOL, whole genome shotgun sequence.
TTGGGGGAATCTCTTTCGAGGGCTTTGCTCTAACATGGTAAGGTATCAGCCATTGATTTAAAATTTTCATTTTTATTATTATTTGAGTCAATTCATTCAGTCCGTGTTTGATTTCCTCTGTTTTTTTTTTAAGCTACAGTCGGGAAGAAAGGAGACAGTGTTGGATTTGGCTAAGTTTGTGGATAAGGGCGTTCAAGTTAAGCTGACTGGTGGTGGACAAGGTAAAGAAAGAACAGAGCTTTTTTTTTACATGATTCTTGCTTTGAGATTTTGATGCTTGCTTGTTTCATCATGTGTGTGTTTCTTTTTATTGTTTGCAGTCACTGGAACTCTTAAAGTCTACGATCAGTTGCTGAACCTTGTTCTAGATGGGGCGGTGGAGTCTGTTCGAGGTATATATCTTTCGTTAAATCATCGTTATGTGTATGAGAAGAGAGGGCCTTGTTCTTATCTCTTGCTATGATATAATTGGGACACTTCTATACTCTTATCTTTTCTATGTTGGGGCCAGAAGCTATGTTGTCTTGTTGTTGGTCTCCATGATTTATACAGTACTATCCTTGTTATGTGCTCGTATTTCATTTGCAGTTTGAAAGTCGTTTAAATCTTCATTAGATATGCTGGAAGTGAGGGGTTTTCATTTGTTTAATCCATGATGTAATATGAAAAGAGATAGTATATATCCATGTTGAAGCTAGAGTTTTGTTTGTCTTCTTGGTTTCTGTGATTCATATGGTAGTACTATAACATTTTGTCTAATGTTTGACCAGATCATGATGATCCATTGAAGACTAGTGATCAGACGAGAGTTCTTGGTCTAATTGTATGACTCACTTACCTTCTCTTTTCAATGTTTATTATGAGTAATTCTGTATAATGGGATTAAGAGCGCTGTTACTTGTCATGATGTTCTGTAGTTAAAACCCGTTGATTCTAAACTACTAAGTCTTGTGTATGGTTTCAGGTTTGTCGTGGAACTGCGGTGATGCTCGTCTCACCAACTGATGGAACTGAAGAAATTGCTAACCCGTTCGTTCAACCAGAAGCTGTCTAAGAGCAACATTATTGCTAGGACAAATTTTAGAGTTCTTAAGTTTTTTTATTATTATTTTGAAGTTAAGAGACAATGTTAAGAGACATTAGTAAAAGTGCAGATTATTGTTGGGATTTTATGTTGTCTCTTAGTAATATCAAAAATTGCAGCAAGATAGAATCTATATCAGATCAATAGACTGATACACATGATTCACTTTCACATATTGATAAAACACTAGCCAACAATATACTGCAATCGTTTATTTGCATTTCAATAGATTAATCCATACTGATATAAAACCACAATCATAACCGTTGGATGCATCGTTTATTTGCATTTCAATAGATCAATCCATAAGAACCATTTCTAAAAACACTGCTATATTTGCTGTAAAGATCTAGATTTGATATACAAGTATAAACACTATCCTCTAGCATCAGTTCCCTAAACTACGTAAATATCCATCCATACAAAAGCATCAAATTTGTAATCAAACACAAAAGCATCAAACTTGTACCTTTCTTTCGGTGGCAGCAGTACCACTTCCATCAGACTTCTCAGCCTCAGCCTTAAGATCAACCTTCAAGTCCTCAACAACATTCTTGCTCTCAAGATCCCAAATCTTAATCCCCTGCTCAATCGCAGCACAAAGCCAGTACCTATTCGGGCTAAAGCAAAGAGCATGAATCACAGAGTTGGCCTCAAGAGAGTAAAGCTTCTTCCCCTCAGCCAAATCCCACAGCAAAACAACACCGTCTTTGCCTCCACTAGCACACAAAGAATCATCAGGCGACACAGCCACAGTACTAGCATACCCAGTGTGACCAGCAAGAGTCGACCTCAGCTTACAGTTCGACAAGTTCCAAACTTTCACGGTCTTATCCCACGACGCCGACACTCCCCCAGAGTGTTCCAGAGCTTGATCGTGCGGTCACGGGAGGCCGAGATGATCTGACGGTTGTCGAACGAGAAGGCCACGGAGAGGACGTCTTTGGTGTGTCCGACGAATCGGCGAGTCGAGACGCCTGCGGCGAGATCCCAGAGGCGAAGCTCGCCGTCCCAGCTTCCGGAAAGCGCGAATTAGCCGTCGGAGGAGAGGACGACGTCTTCGACGAAGTGGGAGTGACCGGTGAACCTATCGCATGATGCCAAGTGCCCCTTAAGGACGTCTTCGAAAACTTCTTAATTA
Coding sequences within:
- the LOC106294449 gene encoding sm-like protein LSM7 isoform X1, whose amino-acid sequence is MLQSGRKETVLDLAKFVDKGVQVKLTGGGQVTGTLKVYDQLLNLVLDGAVESVRDHDDPLKTSDQTRVLGLIVCRGTAVMLVSPTDGTEEIANPFVQPEAV
- the LOC106294449 gene encoding sm-like protein LSM7 isoform X2, yielding MSGRKETVLDLAKFVDKGVQVKLTGGGQVTGTLKVYDQLLNLVLDGAVESVRDHDDPLKTSDQTRVLGLIVCRGTAVMLVSPTDGTEEIANPFVQPEAV
- the LOC106292182 gene encoding guanine nucleotide-binding protein subunit beta-like protein; its protein translation is MPCLSSPVTPTSSKTSSSPPTANSRFPEAGTASFASGISPQASRLADSSDTPKTSSPWPSPLEHSGGVSASWDKTVKVWNLSNCKLRSTLAGHTGYASTVAVSPDDSLCASGGKDGVVLLWDLAEGKKLYSLEANSVIHALCFSPNRYWLCAAIEQGIKIWDLESKNVVEDLKVDLKAEAEKSDGSGTAATERKVQV